A window of the Gossypium arboreum isolate Shixiya-1 chromosome 2, ASM2569848v2, whole genome shotgun sequence genome harbors these coding sequences:
- the LOC108462772 gene encoding protein TIFY 6B isoform X2 encodes MERDFLGLNSNEPLAVVKDDVNTDKYKEIGFTKSSGIQWPFSNKVFAVPQLMNFNFAQGNKTKKTGYDSKVSPLFMPISTMDASELQKSFNHNWNGGGHFSLTDSHVQHNTNMFPASNQTISVSGSNPFVKNDFTTTGQNFPANTIKPQFLGGVPVTTPHSVLPTLGTVGGSVEPCAQTSGSPAQLTIFYAGEVNVFDDITPEKAQAIMFLAGNGSSMASNSAYPKPPVQTPILKPVQVDSVPANQLISTQLSFGMPSPLPVSSHAGTQSWSGSTSTEEQIICKASVPPTPSTPISKLESPNLVKTMGSDAATGMMPSVPQARKASLARFLEKRKGRIMSTASPYNLISKKSLDYATTMESNA; translated from the exons ATGGAGAGAGATTTTCTGGGTTTGAATTCAAATGAACCATTGGCTGTGGTTAAGGATGATGTTAACACTGATAAGTACAAAGAAATAG GTTTTACTAAAAGCTCAGGGATACAATGGCCCTTTTCAAACAAAGTTTTCGCTGTTCCACAGCTGATGAACTTTAATTTTGCCCAAGGGAATAAAACCAAAAAGACTGGATATGATTCAAAAGTATCCCCTCTCTTCATGCCTATATCAACAATGGATGCTTCTGAACTTCAG AAATCGTTCAATCACAATTGGAATGGTGGGGGTCATTTTTCATTGACTGATTCTCATGTTCAACACAACACGAACATGTTTCCGGCATCAAACCAGACAATTTCTGTTTCTGGGAGCAACCCGTTCGTGAAGAATGATTTCACTACCACTGGTCAAAACTTTCCTGCTAATACTATAAAACCACAATTTCTTGGAGGGGTTCCAGTGACAACTCCACATTCAGTTCTTCCCACCCTTGGCACTGTTGGTGGAAGTGTTGAACCAtg CGCCCAGACCTCTGGATCACCTGCTCAATTGACTATCTTTTATGCGGGTGAAGTGAATGTCTTTGATGATATTACCCCTGAGAAG GCTCAAGCTATCATGTTTTTGGCTGGGAACGGGTCTTCCATGGCTTCTAATTCAGCTTATCCAAAACCCCCGGTCCAGACACCTATTTTGAAACCAGTTCAAGTTGATAGTGTTCCTGCGAACCAGCTCATAAGTACACAACTGAGCTTTGGTATGCCAAGCCCTTTACCTGTTTCTTCTCATGCTGGTACGCAGTCTTGGAGTGGATCCACCAGTACCGAAGAACAGATAATATGCAAGGCCTCAGTACCTCCAACTCCATCTACCCCTATTAGCAAATTGGAGAGTCCAAATTTGGTAAAAACCATGGGATCTGATGCTGCCACCGGCATGATGCCTTCTG TTCCACAGGCTCGCAAAGCTTCCTTGGCTCGGTTTTTGGAGAAGCGCAAGGGGAG GATAATGAGTACAGCATCACCATACAATCTTATTAGCAAGAAGTCTCTAGATTATGCAACTACCATGGAATCGAATGCATAA
- the LOC108462772 gene encoding protein TIFY 6B isoform X1, with protein sequence MERDFLGLNSNEPLAVVKDDVNTDKYKEIGFTKSSGIQWPFSNKVFAVPQLMNFNFAQGNKTKKTGYDSKVSPLFMPISTMDASELQKSFNHNWNGGGHFSLTDSHVQHNTNMFPASNQTISVSGSNPFVKNDFTTTGQNFPANTIKPQFLGGVPVTTPHSVLPTLGTVGGSVEPCAQTSGSPAQLTIFYAGEVNVFDDITPEKAQAIMFLAGNGSSMASNSAYPKPPVQTPILKPVQVDSVPANQLISTQLSFGMPSPLPVSSHAGTQSWSGSTSTEEQIICKASVPPTPSTPISKLESPNLVKTMGSDAATGMMPSGIHPYALKDFPFFVLACRKKIVMTKSSTGSQSFLGSVFGEAQGEDNEYSITIQSY encoded by the exons ATGGAGAGAGATTTTCTGGGTTTGAATTCAAATGAACCATTGGCTGTGGTTAAGGATGATGTTAACACTGATAAGTACAAAGAAATAG GTTTTACTAAAAGCTCAGGGATACAATGGCCCTTTTCAAACAAAGTTTTCGCTGTTCCACAGCTGATGAACTTTAATTTTGCCCAAGGGAATAAAACCAAAAAGACTGGATATGATTCAAAAGTATCCCCTCTCTTCATGCCTATATCAACAATGGATGCTTCTGAACTTCAG AAATCGTTCAATCACAATTGGAATGGTGGGGGTCATTTTTCATTGACTGATTCTCATGTTCAACACAACACGAACATGTTTCCGGCATCAAACCAGACAATTTCTGTTTCTGGGAGCAACCCGTTCGTGAAGAATGATTTCACTACCACTGGTCAAAACTTTCCTGCTAATACTATAAAACCACAATTTCTTGGAGGGGTTCCAGTGACAACTCCACATTCAGTTCTTCCCACCCTTGGCACTGTTGGTGGAAGTGTTGAACCAtg CGCCCAGACCTCTGGATCACCTGCTCAATTGACTATCTTTTATGCGGGTGAAGTGAATGTCTTTGATGATATTACCCCTGAGAAG GCTCAAGCTATCATGTTTTTGGCTGGGAACGGGTCTTCCATGGCTTCTAATTCAGCTTATCCAAAACCCCCGGTCCAGACACCTATTTTGAAACCAGTTCAAGTTGATAGTGTTCCTGCGAACCAGCTCATAAGTACACAACTGAGCTTTGGTATGCCAAGCCCTTTACCTGTTTCTTCTCATGCTGGTACGCAGTCTTGGAGTGGATCCACCAGTACCGAAGAACAGATAATATGCAAGGCCTCAGTACCTCCAACTCCATCTACCCCTATTAGCAAATTGGAGAGTCCAAATTTGGTAAAAACCATGGGATCTGATGCTGCCACCGGCATGATGCCTTCTGGTATCCACCCTTATGCTCTTAAAGATTTTCCATTCTTTGTGTTGGCTTGCAGGAAAAAAATTGTGATGACAAAGAG TTCCACAGGCTCGCAAAGCTTCCTTGGCTCGGTTTTTGGAGAAGCGCAAGGGGAG GATAATGAGTACAGCATCACCATACAATCTTATTAG